In one window of Musa acuminata AAA Group cultivar baxijiao chromosome BXJ3-2, Cavendish_Baxijiao_AAA, whole genome shotgun sequence DNA:
- the LOC103975482 gene encoding probable transcription factor GLK1: MLVVEALRGSNGEERDGSSDNFSINGDFTGETLLEDINFSDLFAGIDDGDMLPGLELDPAETFAEFSVGWEEDSGSPAVAEATDGMLGGVTQDTVVLDGEKYLSHGEEVTSETTAEDAAAMPSEARSSTPDKGQESSVAAAAAAKGSQGKRKAKVDWTPDLHRRFVQAVEQLGIDKAVPSRILELMGIDCLTRHNVASHLQKYRSHRKHVLAREAEAASWSQRRQMYATGMGVKRVDVNPWLASTIGFLPPPPPPPPPPVQPFRPLHVWGHPTPEAPVLHMWPRHLSARSPTQPWAPPQPPLPPPPDPSYWHHLYQSGSGEGWVPHTMAKGAPCFPQPLPMVRFEAPPVPGVVPRPMYRAVAPAMTKHPSSQLQLDASPSKESIDAAIGDVLGKPWLPLPLGLKPPSLDGVLVELQRQGVSKVP, from the exons ATGCTTGTGGTCGAAGCCTTGAGAGGTTCCAATGGTGAAGAACGAGATGGGTCGTCGGACAATTTCTCTATTAACGGTGACTTCACCGGCGAAACTCTGCTCGAGGACATCAACTTCAGCGACCTCTTCGCGGGAATCGATGACGGAGACATGCTGCCGGGCCTTGAGCTGGACCCAGCGGAGACTTTTGCGGAGTTCTCGGTGGGATGGGAGGAGGACTCGGGCTCACcggcggtggcggaggcgacGGACGGGATGCTTGgcggagtgacgcaggatacggtGGTCTTGGACGGTGAGAAATATTTGAGTCATGGCGAGGAAGTCACGAGTGAGACGACAGCAGAAGATGCAGCGGCGATGCCGTCTGAAGCGAGGTCATCGACACCGGATAAAGGTCAGGAGTCGTCAGTTGCGGCGGCGGCTGCGGCGAAGGGCTCACAGGGAAAGCGCAAAGCAAAA GTGGACTGGACGCCGGATCTACACCGGAGATTCGTGCAGGCGGTGGAGCAGCTGGGGATCGACAAGGCGGTGCCGTCGAGGATTCTGGAGCTGATGGGGATCGACTGCCTCACTCGTCACAATGTTGCTAGCCATCTGCAG AAGTATCGTTCGCATCGGAAGCATGTGCTTGCgagggaggcggaggcggcgagcTGGAGCCAGAGACGACAGATGTACGCGACGGGCATGGGGGTGAAGAGGGTCGACGTGAACCCGTGGCTCGCCTCCACCATCGGCTtccttcctcctccaccaccaccgccaccaccaccagtgCAGCCTTTTAGACCACTCCACGTATGGGGGCACCCCACGCCGGAAGCACCGGTGCTCCACATGTGGCCACGGCATCTCTCGGCACGGTCTCCCACGCAACCGTGGGCTCCTCCTCAGCCACCTCTCCCACCACCACCTGATCCTTCTTATTGGCACCACCTCTACCAAAGC GGAAGCGGAGAAGGATGGGTTCCGCATACCATGGCCAAAGGAGCTCCTTGCTTCCCCCAGCCATTGCCGATGGTG AGATTCGAGGCTCCACCAGTCCCGGGCGTCGTTCCACGTCCGATGTACAGAGCAGTTGCTCCTGCCATGACCAAGCACCCGAGCTCGCAGCTTCAGCTTGATGCTTCCCCT TCAAAAGAAAGCATAGATGCAGCTATTGGAGATGTTCTAGGGAAACCATGGTTGCCATTGCCTCTTGGATTGAAGCCCCCTTCACTGGACGGTGTGTTGGTGGAACTGCAGAGGCAGGGAGTGTCGAAAGTGCCATAG